A DNA window from Impatiens glandulifera chromosome 7, dImpGla2.1, whole genome shotgun sequence contains the following coding sequences:
- the LOC124910002 gene encoding PH, RCC1 and FYVE domains-containing protein 1-like: MDDQSTSVSIIEELPSDLILCILKSDCLSVSDFACLEITCTTFGRIREEYLHDPILLIKFRSLVDLAVFRLCESHPIYSCLKETQKKNLLRRMGNNWKQALNFLRSVEESSSDIVQSKLRSGNYIKVIAGILFTIVLKDYSVYISGTHSLCGLLLDKYVKYGRVDSFTRINFDKLLSSSSSCHVDNILVYDVSALYRHAAFITQSGEVFTCGNNSSGCCGDGGGGGGGDIDNRILRPRLVEGALKGIPCKQVVVGYKFTVFLTRDGRVYTCGRNNHSQLGHGDSVDRPTPTIVESLVDCVVVQVSAGLTFTLAVTSDGNLYSFGSGEDDGCLGHGVEQNELRPSSG, from the coding sequence ATGGACGATCAATCTACAAGTGTATCAATTATTGAGGAACTACCATCGGATTTGATCCTATGTATCCTTAAATCCGACTGCTTGAGCGTGTCTGATTTTGCTTGTCTGGAGATAACTTGCACTACATTCGGTAGAATTAGAGAAGAATATCTTCATGACCCAATACTATTAATAAAGTTCCGATCTTTAGTTGATTTGGCAGTGTTTCGCCTATGTGAATCTCATCCAATATACTCATGTCTGAAggaaactcaaaaaaaaaatcttttgcgAAGGATGGGCAACAACTGGAAGCAAGCATTGAATTTCTTGCGTTCTGTTGAAGAATCCTCCTCAGATATTGTTCAGAGTAAATTAAGATCAGGTAATTATATAAAGGTGATAGCAGGAATTCTTTTTACAATTGTGTTGAAGGATTATTCGGTGTACATTTCGGGTACTCATTCTTTGTGTGGCCTTTTATTGGATAAGTATGTCAAGTATGGACGGGTTGACTCGTTTACTCGGATTAACTTTGACAAGcttttatcatcatcatcatcatgtcaTGTGGATAATATACTAGTCTATGACGTCTCTGCCCTGTACCGTCATGCTGCTTTTATTACGCAATCAGGAGAGGTTTTTACATGTGGTAACAATTCGTCGGGTTGCTGTGGGGATGGCGGTGGCGGTGGCGGTGGTGACATTGACAATCGCATCCTTAGACCTCGGCTTGTGGAAGGCGCATTGAAGGGAATCCCTTGCAAACAAGTTGTAGTCGGTTATAAATTCACTGTGTTTCTTACAAGAGATGGACGAGTATATACTTGTGGGAGAAACAATCACAGTCAGCTTGGTCATGGTGATAGCGTGGATAGACCGACACCTACCATAGTAGAATCGCTAGTAGATTGTGTAGTAGTTCAAGTTTCAGCtggtctaactttcacattagCTGTAACTAGCGATGGCAACTTGTATTCATTCGGCTCGGGCGAGGACGATGGGTGTTTGGGTCACGGAGTTGAGCAGAATGAGCTACGCCCCTCGTCTGGTTGA